A region from the Lentimonas sp. CC4 genome encodes:
- the ccoG gene encoding cytochrome c oxidase accessory protein CcoG yields the protein MSKLVQPNRESVTTINRDGSRKFLHPADVSGVFTHWRRIFALLLIGIYVTLPWIPINGNPAVFLDVFNRRFHLFGLTFAAQDLWLAFFFITGVGFSLFFITALFGRLWCGWACPQTVFLEHVYRRIERWIEGDSNKRKKLDDQPWTAEKIKKRGLKQLIFAVISLMIAHLFLAYFISIPQLYQWMQDSPKEHWGAFLFVFIASALIYFNFAWFREQLCLVICPYGRLQSAMIDDDSVIIGYDEIRGEPRGKAKQSGIGDCVDCTRCVQVCPTGIDIRQGLQIECVGCANCIDACDTIMTKLNRPTGLIRYDSQNGLAGKKKRILRPRIAIYFVLMLIGATAMTLSVLQLRSANMNVVRMTGSPYYITDTAVRNQYMLRAINKTSETKTYTVASLAEGQTYEMEGNEDGITVEPMGEVVRPVIITVLKENYQGRFPIEFTLVAPDGHDILTREAEFIGPNPTMLKKQSEAAASAK from the coding sequence ATGAGCAAGCTAGTCCAACCCAATCGCGAATCCGTCACCACCATTAACCGTGATGGCTCACGCAAATTCTTACACCCGGCCGATGTCTCTGGGGTATTCACTCACTGGCGTCGTATCTTTGCTCTCCTGCTAATCGGTATTTATGTGACACTGCCGTGGATTCCAATCAACGGTAACCCGGCGGTCTTCCTAGATGTCTTCAACCGACGCTTCCACTTATTCGGCCTAACCTTCGCTGCACAAGACCTGTGGCTCGCCTTCTTCTTCATTACCGGCGTCGGTTTCTCCCTGTTCTTCATTACTGCACTCTTTGGCCGTCTCTGGTGCGGCTGGGCCTGTCCTCAAACCGTCTTTTTGGAGCATGTGTATCGCCGTATCGAACGCTGGATTGAAGGCGACAGCAACAAGCGCAAAAAGCTCGATGACCAACCATGGACAGCCGAGAAGATAAAGAAACGCGGACTCAAACAACTCATCTTCGCGGTCATCTCCTTGATGATTGCACACCTCTTCCTCGCTTACTTCATCTCCATCCCGCAGCTCTATCAATGGATGCAGGATAGCCCGAAAGAGCACTGGGGCGCCTTTCTCTTCGTCTTCATTGCCAGTGCACTCATCTATTTTAATTTCGCATGGTTTCGCGAGCAACTATGCTTAGTTATCTGCCCTTATGGCCGTCTCCAATCAGCAATGATTGATGATGACTCAGTCATCATTGGCTATGATGAAATACGCGGCGAACCTCGCGGCAAAGCCAAGCAAAGTGGGATTGGGGACTGCGTCGATTGCACGCGTTGTGTCCAAGTCTGCCCCACTGGCATTGACATCCGTCAAGGCCTGCAAATCGAGTGCGTGGGTTGCGCGAACTGTATCGATGCCTGCGATACCATCATGACGAAGCTCAACCGTCCGACTGGCTTAATTCGCTATGACTCGCAAAATGGACTAGCCGGAAAGAAAAAACGTATCTTACGCCCGCGTATTGCCATTTATTTCGTTCTAATGCTAATTGGTGCGACCGCAATGACACTCTCAGTGCTACAACTACGTAGCGCCAATATGAACGTCGTGCGCATGACCGGCTCACCTTACTACATCACTGACACAGCCGTCCGTAATCAATACATGCTGCGCGCCATCAATAAAACTAGCGAAACAAAGACTTACACAGTCGCTAGCCTAGCTGAGGGACAAACCTACGAGATGGAAGGCAACGAAGATGGTATCACCGTCGAGCCTATGGGTGAAGTTGTGCGCCCCGTCATCATTACCGTCCTAAAAGAAAACTACCAAGGTCGTTTCCCGATTGAGTTCACCCTCGTCGCACCTGACGGACACGACATCCTGACGCGCGAAGCCGAATTCATCGGCCCGAACCCTACGATGCTTAAAAAGCAAAGTGAAGCCGCGGCTTCAGCCAAGTAA
- a CDS encoding c-type cytochrome: protein MNTGENKDEHLVKQEDLPEGVTLRDHVVDGIQEYDQRLPSWWLCILFTMIVFSIIYWLVLDDRSFAGNDDHQLEEKLAELKTKRLANSIDVSNDDLFWEMSSNPDFIAAGKATFEANCIACHGKELQGGIGFNLVDAEWVHGGRPSQVYVTIDKGVPDKGMQAWGSMLGQKRITEVVAYVLSKNDQAQMQSAYPAE from the coding sequence ATGAACACAGGCGAAAATAAAGACGAACACCTCGTCAAACAAGAGGATCTCCCTGAGGGCGTCACGCTCCGCGATCACGTAGTCGACGGCATTCAGGAATACGACCAACGTCTCCCTTCTTGGTGGCTTTGCATCCTCTTCACTATGATCGTGTTTTCCATCATCTACTGGCTGGTGCTCGATGACCGCAGCTTTGCAGGCAACGATGACCACCAACTAGAAGAGAAACTAGCGGAATTGAAGACCAAGCGCCTCGCAAACTCGATCGATGTCAGCAATGATGATCTATTCTGGGAAATGAGCAGCAACCCCGACTTCATCGCTGCGGGTAAAGCCACCTTTGAGGCCAACTGCATTGCTTGCCATGGCAAAGAACTCCAGGGCGGCATCGGCTTCAACCTCGTTGATGCCGAGTGGGTGCACGGTGGCCGACCTTCCCAGGTCTACGTAACGATTGACAAGGGAGTGCCAGACAAAGGCATGCAAGCATGGGGCTCAATGCTCGGTCAAAAACGCATCACAGAGGTTGTCGCCTATGTCTTGAGTAAAAACGACCAAGCTCAAATGCAGAGCGCTTACCCGGCCGAATAG
- the ccoN gene encoding cytochrome-c oxidase, cbb3-type subunit I, producing the protein MNTKPATTTIVYDDDSVRKFMIASIFWGIVGMGAGVLIAFQLNFWQMNGKFIEWLTLGALKSEGIEFLTFGRLRPLHTNAAIFAFVGNMMFAGIYYSTQRLCRTRMASDLLSKINFWGWQFIIVCAAISLPAGFTRGKEYAELIWPINIMVAVIWLIFAANFFWTLAKRNEKSLYVGLWFYIATIVTITMLYVVNHLSIPTSFTHSYPIFGGVQDALVQWWYGHNAVAFFLTTPMLGIMYYFVPKAANRPVYSYRLSIIHFWSLVFIYIWAGPHHLLNTALPEWLQSLGMVFSLMLWAPSWAGMLNGLLTLRGAWDKLLTDPIIKFFAAAVTFYGMCTFEGPLLSIKAVNALSHYTDWTVGHVHSGTLGWNGFLAAGMFYWLAPRLWKTKLYSTALANAHFWMGMVGILLYVASMWVAGITQGLMLNATIEGGTLLQYPNFLDTLQAIRPVMLFRAIGGFLYVTGFVLCAYNIWRTAKSGTAVNGTVEVEVTDIETPSAAKSFLSAPVIYSLLIVFAVCLTIFSNGALFIFGTFLTITFIIVAIAHFEVCKATWSQWYDQLLDHGFAFTVLTIIAAGIGGAIQIIPTVTMQRADNIEGRIQVPYTPLELAGRDIYVSEGCYNCHSQMIRTLVPDVMRYGDQGQGGGYSHLGESIYDYPYQWGSKRTGPDLAREGGVRSDDWHFFHMLDPRSVSPGSNMPNYPWLFEKPIKVSQLPRKIDVMRMLGVPYPIDLSPEDIESQINEQAAGIVERLAEKGAFTDPDREIVALIAYLQKLGTYELASEKAAREAAAE; encoded by the coding sequence ATGAATACAAAACCCGCTACTACAACTATCGTATACGATGATGACTCCGTAAGGAAGTTCATGATCGCATCCATCTTCTGGGGCATCGTCGGCATGGGAGCCGGAGTGCTCATTGCCTTCCAGCTGAATTTCTGGCAAATGAACGGCAAGTTCATCGAATGGCTCACACTCGGAGCCTTAAAAAGCGAGGGAATCGAATTTCTAACATTCGGGCGACTGCGCCCACTGCATACCAACGCGGCAATTTTTGCCTTCGTCGGCAATATGATGTTTGCAGGCATCTACTACTCGACTCAGCGCCTTTGCCGAACTCGAATGGCATCTGACTTGCTCAGTAAGATCAACTTCTGGGGCTGGCAGTTCATCATCGTCTGCGCAGCGATCTCGCTCCCTGCGGGGTTCACACGCGGTAAGGAATATGCAGAGCTCATCTGGCCCATCAACATCATGGTGGCTGTCATCTGGCTGATATTTGCGGCCAACTTCTTCTGGACACTCGCAAAGCGTAACGAAAAGTCGCTCTACGTCGGCCTCTGGTTCTACATCGCGACGATTGTCACGATCACCATGCTCTATGTGGTCAATCACCTGTCCATCCCAACCAGCTTCACGCACAGCTACCCGATCTTTGGTGGCGTGCAGGACGCCCTAGTTCAATGGTGGTATGGACACAACGCGGTGGCCTTCTTCCTCACCACGCCGATGCTCGGCATCATGTATTACTTCGTCCCCAAAGCGGCGAATCGTCCAGTTTACTCCTACCGTCTGTCGATCATTCACTTCTGGTCGCTCGTATTCATCTACATCTGGGCCGGCCCTCACCACTTGCTGAACACAGCCCTACCCGAATGGCTGCAGTCACTCGGTATGGTTTTCAGCCTCATGCTCTGGGCGCCATCTTGGGCAGGTATGCTCAATGGCCTCCTCACCCTCCGTGGCGCATGGGATAAGCTCCTAACCGACCCAATCATTAAGTTCTTCGCCGCAGCGGTTACCTTCTACGGCATGTGCACCTTTGAAGGCCCATTGCTTTCAATTAAGGCAGTGAACGCCCTCTCCCACTACACCGACTGGACAGTCGGGCACGTGCACAGCGGCACCCTCGGATGGAATGGTTTCCTCGCTGCTGGTATGTTCTACTGGCTCGCGCCTCGCCTCTGGAAGACCAAACTCTACTCCACTGCACTCGCAAATGCCCACTTCTGGATGGGTATGGTGGGTATTCTCCTCTATGTCGCATCCATGTGGGTCGCCGGCATCACTCAAGGCCTGATGCTCAACGCCACAATTGAAGGCGGCACACTTCTACAGTATCCGAACTTCCTCGATACGCTGCAGGCAATCCGCCCAGTCATGCTGTTCCGTGCAATTGGAGGTTTCCTCTATGTCACCGGCTTTGTTCTCTGTGCCTACAATATTTGGCGCACTGCGAAGAGCGGCACTGCAGTCAACGGCACAGTTGAAGTCGAAGTCACTGACATTGAAACACCAAGCGCTGCCAAAAGCTTCCTATCAGCTCCAGTCATCTACTCACTGCTCATCGTATTTGCAGTCTGCCTGACGATCTTCAGCAATGGCGCCCTATTCATCTTCGGCACCTTCTTGACCATCACCTTCATTATCGTCGCAATCGCACACTTCGAAGTATGCAAAGCAACATGGAGTCAATGGTATGACCAACTCCTAGACCATGGCTTTGCCTTCACGGTATTGACCATCATCGCTGCAGGCATCGGTGGTGCAATTCAGATCATTCCGACCGTCACGATGCAACGCGCCGATAATATCGAAGGCCGCATTCAAGTGCCCTACACACCACTCGAACTGGCTGGTCGCGATATCTACGTCAGCGAAGGTTGCTACAACTGCCACTCGCAGATGATCCGCACCCTCGTGCCAGACGTCATGCGTTATGGCGACCAAGGTCAAGGCGGAGGTTACTCGCACCTCGGTGAATCGATCTACGACTACCCTTATCAATGGGGCTCGAAGCGCACAGGTCCAGACCTCGCTCGCGAAGGCGGCGTGCGCTCTGATGACTGGCACTTCTTCCACATGCTGGATCCACGCAGTGTCTCGCCAGGTTCGAACATGCCGAATTACCCATGGCTCTTTGAGAAGCCAATCAAAGTCAGTCAGCTACCAAGGAAGATTGATGTCATGCGCATGCTTGGCGTGCCCTATCCGATCGACCTATCGCCTGAGGACATCGAGAGCCAAATCAACGAACAAGCTGCTGGCATTGTCGAGCGCTTGGCCGAGAAAGGCGCTTTTACCGATCCCGACAGAGAGATCGTCGCACTCATCGCTTATCTACAGAAGCTAGGCACTTACGAACTTGCCTCTGAAAAAGCTGCCCGTGAAGCCGCCGCCGAATAA
- a CDS encoding helix-turn-helix domain-containing protein, whose product MPSEICLSRVDSATSEQRRGQRLVVKLSESALFKEYQAAFRGATGLSLALRPVQSFKQGDGSLGQNSLCRIVSEATQGCVSCLAVRESLERQAVLKPKSVRCFVGLCDSAVPVRVGDGLIGYLHTGQILLHEPNREEFDQAVQQLHDWGASVDFEALETAYFNTQVIRPEQYDSMLRLLAMFAEHLAVISNSIEIKDQEDEPKLVSQAKCYIQEHYSERISLDEAAQAVNASTRHFCKVFKASTGMTFTDYLARVRVEQAKLLLGNPHLRVSEIAFETGFESISQFNRSFKRIAGHSPTQFREA is encoded by the coding sequence ATGCCATCCGAAATCTGCCTATCTCGTGTTGATTCCGCTACGTCGGAGCAGCGCCGTGGGCAACGATTGGTGGTGAAATTGTCGGAGTCTGCTTTGTTTAAAGAGTATCAGGCGGCCTTTCGTGGTGCGACGGGCTTGTCGCTCGCATTACGCCCTGTGCAATCATTTAAGCAGGGGGATGGCTCTCTGGGGCAGAATTCTTTGTGTCGAATCGTGTCAGAGGCTACGCAAGGGTGTGTGAGTTGTTTGGCGGTGCGGGAGTCATTGGAAAGGCAGGCGGTGTTGAAACCTAAGTCGGTGCGTTGTTTTGTTGGGCTTTGTGATAGTGCAGTGCCCGTGCGCGTAGGTGACGGGTTGATTGGGTATTTGCATACTGGGCAGATTTTGCTGCATGAGCCGAATCGGGAGGAGTTTGATCAAGCGGTCCAGCAACTTCACGATTGGGGCGCATCGGTTGATTTTGAGGCGCTTGAGACTGCGTATTTCAATACGCAGGTCATTCGGCCAGAGCAATACGACTCGATGTTGCGACTCCTTGCGATGTTTGCGGAGCACCTTGCTGTTATCAGTAATAGCATTGAAATTAAGGATCAAGAGGATGAGCCGAAGTTGGTAAGTCAAGCGAAGTGCTACATTCAAGAGCATTATAGTGAGCGTATCTCGCTTGATGAGGCTGCGCAGGCGGTCAATGCGAGCACGCGCCATTTTTGTAAGGTCTTTAAGGCGTCCACTGGTATGACATTTACCGATTACCTGGCGCGCGTCCGCGTTGAGCAGGCGAAGTTGCTGCTCGGGAACCCGCATTTACGCGTGAGTGAGATCGCATTTGAGACTGGTTTCGAGTCGATTTCGCAGTTTAATCGCTCCTTTAAGCGGATTGCAGGGCATTCGCCGACTCAGTTTCGCGAGGCGTAG
- a CDS encoding AP2 domain-containing protein, with translation MARSKANKGISRIDSGSTHGWFVRGYRNGKTYSKLFSDRKCGGKGKAQKLAKAYRDELNEELEAIPKKPRQRRIVVSDSRNTTGELGVSRTTKIGPNGTKHECYSVSWRPEPGVQKCTSFSIKKYGEKKSFKMAVEHRRKMMREIHGPNFYKRLSKQKKAREA, from the coding sequence ATGGCACGATCAAAAGCAAATAAAGGCATCAGCCGCATCGACTCCGGTTCAACACACGGATGGTTCGTTCGCGGTTATCGCAACGGCAAGACATACTCAAAGCTCTTCAGCGACCGCAAATGCGGCGGTAAAGGCAAAGCTCAGAAGCTAGCGAAAGCATATCGCGATGAGCTCAACGAGGAACTCGAAGCCATTCCCAAAAAGCCACGTCAACGCCGAATCGTTGTATCTGATTCACGCAACACAACTGGCGAACTCGGCGTATCACGCACTACCAAAATTGGCCCGAACGGCACGAAGCACGAATGCTACTCCGTCAGTTGGCGCCCAGAACCTGGTGTGCAAAAGTGCACTTCTTTCTCCATCAAAAAATATGGTGAAAAGAAATCCTTCAAAATGGCAGTCGAGCATCGCCGTAAGATGATGCGCGAAATCCACGGCCCGAACTTCTATAAGAGGCTCAGCAAGCAAAAGAAGGCACGCGAAGCGTAA
- a CDS encoding phosphoribosylanthranilate isomerase: MKIKICGMTREEDVELALSLGADFLGFIVYPKSPRGISLARAEELAAVVPEGKRVIVDVETSPDDLRRYCGAGFDRFQIHASLPLDEQRLGQWSEIALRDRLWLAPRVSPTDVFPESVLSDADTILLDTYSKDQVGGTGHTGDFERFAGLKQQFEDTQWILAGGLNPSNVLDAVRRSTTTRVDVNSGVESAPGIKNPEKLRELFRVLREA; this comes from the coding sequence GTGAAAATTAAAATCTGTGGTATGACGCGAGAGGAAGATGTGGAGCTTGCGCTGTCTCTTGGCGCGGACTTCTTGGGTTTTATCGTATATCCGAAGTCGCCTCGGGGGATTTCGCTCGCGCGCGCCGAGGAATTGGCCGCGGTTGTGCCAGAGGGTAAGCGAGTGATTGTGGATGTGGAGACGAGTCCTGATGATTTGCGGCGCTACTGCGGTGCGGGCTTTGATCGCTTTCAGATTCATGCTTCCTTGCCGCTAGATGAGCAACGATTGGGGCAGTGGTCTGAGATCGCCTTGCGTGATCGCTTATGGTTGGCACCGCGCGTATCGCCGACGGATGTGTTTCCGGAATCTGTGCTGAGTGATGCCGATACGATTCTCTTGGATACATATTCGAAGGATCAGGTTGGCGGCACCGGCCATACTGGGGACTTTGAGCGGTTTGCTGGCTTGAAGCAGCAGTTTGAGGATACCCAGTGGATCTTGGCGGGTGGGCTGAACCCGTCGAATGTTTTGGATGCGGTTAGGCGCTCGACCACTACGCGAGTCGACGTGAATAGTGGTGTCGAGAGTGCTCCGGGCATAAAAAACCCGGAGAAGCTGCGTGAGCTTTTCCGGGTTTTGCGTGAAGCTTGA
- a CDS encoding efflux RND transporter periplasmic adaptor subunit, producing the protein MTLSLWQRGLVGAVVLLLCFFLFKSCSSGSSGEPSSAQQLDRFYEVVRGDFNITVLGRGELAAIENHQLRFEGKGSQGLSIIQIVENQAKVEVGDPVVSFADEVYLELIKDLEEELYDLKVDHEYDLEYQEELFIDDTRNLEENLDDIELNIVLFLETQSVARDKTVSVLTEMANAHETAVDALDKYQNLEYRTESKQMQAAADDQEQQYYEALSAFEKSKQDLSEARLKDDVTRDAAERAVALAEKKVATSISGWETARKAERRFRRYDHPQKLRRLVITSDKTLLDLKRQLVKADSDQVQDERRYRKLLRQKEQAKELIVERRLKKEEKLVTLEEDFFKQQERLDERLAELKDDYSKLVLRAPVAGIVEIGKGDERGREPKVLAIGVKVSPREVVARIPDLSQFLVNCSIPEIYRSRIQVGLDVIIKNSALPDLVMEGKVAQIASMSERLNRWDSRSPRIYKTRISTNTTDPRLMPGMTVEVEIFVDSVRDVLFVPVEALYNQEGETYCQVQGTFDVEERLVETGRVSTSFVEVLNGVDEGDVVLLHRKDK; encoded by the coding sequence ATGACTTTATCGCTGTGGCAGCGGGGCCTTGTGGGCGCCGTCGTGCTACTGTTGTGCTTCTTTCTGTTTAAGAGCTGTTCCAGTGGTTCGTCAGGGGAACCGAGTTCGGCACAGCAATTGGATCGATTCTACGAGGTGGTGCGAGGCGACTTTAATATTACCGTTCTGGGGCGTGGCGAATTGGCTGCGATCGAAAATCATCAATTACGCTTTGAAGGGAAAGGCTCTCAGGGCCTGAGTATTATTCAGATTGTCGAGAATCAAGCGAAGGTGGAGGTCGGTGATCCGGTCGTAAGCTTTGCGGATGAGGTCTATTTGGAGCTCATTAAAGACCTCGAAGAAGAACTCTATGATCTAAAGGTCGATCATGAATATGATTTAGAATATCAAGAGGAACTGTTTATTGATGATACGCGTAATCTCGAAGAGAATTTAGATGATATCGAATTAAATATCGTTCTGTTTCTCGAGACGCAGAGCGTGGCGCGGGATAAAACCGTGAGTGTATTGACTGAAATGGCGAATGCACATGAGACGGCCGTTGATGCGCTAGATAAATATCAAAATCTGGAATATCGCACCGAGAGTAAGCAGATGCAGGCTGCTGCGGATGACCAAGAGCAGCAATACTATGAGGCCCTGAGTGCCTTTGAGAAAAGTAAGCAAGATCTGTCTGAGGCACGGTTGAAGGATGATGTGACACGTGATGCGGCAGAGCGTGCAGTCGCTCTGGCAGAGAAGAAAGTCGCGACTTCGATCTCTGGGTGGGAGACGGCGCGTAAGGCGGAGCGGCGATTTCGCCGTTATGATCACCCGCAGAAGTTGCGTCGTCTGGTGATTACATCAGATAAGACTTTGTTGGATCTGAAGCGTCAGCTAGTGAAGGCAGATAGTGACCAAGTTCAGGATGAGCGACGTTATCGTAAGTTGCTGCGTCAAAAAGAGCAGGCGAAAGAGTTGATCGTCGAACGTCGTCTTAAAAAGGAAGAGAAGCTCGTGACACTCGAAGAGGATTTCTTTAAGCAACAGGAGCGCCTCGACGAGCGACTGGCAGAGCTGAAAGATGATTATTCGAAGTTGGTGTTACGTGCGCCTGTTGCTGGCATTGTTGAGATCGGCAAAGGTGATGAGCGCGGTCGCGAGCCTAAGGTGCTTGCGATTGGGGTAAAGGTGTCACCTCGGGAAGTCGTTGCTCGGATTCCAGACCTCTCGCAGTTCTTGGTGAATTGTTCGATACCAGAGATCTATCGCTCGCGTATTCAGGTTGGGTTGGACGTTATTATTAAGAACTCTGCGTTGCCCGATTTGGTGATGGAGGGGAAGGTTGCTCAGATTGCAAGTATGTCTGAGCGTTTGAATCGGTGGGACTCTCGCAGTCCCCGAATTTATAAGACGAGGATTAGCACTAATACGACTGATCCTCGTCTGATGCCGGGAATGACGGTCGAAGTTGAGATCTTTGTGGATTCGGTGCGCGATGTGTTATTTGTGCCAGTCGAGGCGCTGTATAATCAAGAAGGAGAGACTTATTGTCAGGTGCAGGGGACATTCGATGTTGAGGAGCGCTTGGTTGAGACCGGGCGTGTCTCGACTAGCTTTGTTGAAGTGCTCAATGGTGTCGATGAGGGCGATGTCGTTTTACTGCACCGCAAAGATAAGTAG
- a CDS encoding ABC transporter ATP-binding protein, translating to MSKNLQNRGEASKGDVLIDLKAISKHYQMGDQIVHALRPLELQFYRGQFVAIVGPSGSGKSTLLNLLGLLDQASGGEYWLDGQDVAQLPDNDISQIRCQKIGFIFQSFNLFPNMTVLENVCVPMRYAEKSKAHMEERAHAVLERLGLKDRTGHKPTELSGGQRQRVAIARSLANDPPVLLADEPTGNLDEKTGEEVMEIFRELRSEGRSIIMVTHNPEYEDEVDRVVEIHDGRITRS from the coding sequence ATGTCGAAGAATCTACAGAACCGCGGTGAGGCCTCGAAAGGAGATGTGCTGATCGACCTTAAAGCGATCTCAAAGCATTACCAGATGGGCGATCAAATCGTGCATGCGCTTCGTCCCTTGGAATTACAATTCTACCGTGGACAATTCGTTGCGATTGTTGGGCCCTCTGGTTCGGGTAAATCGACTTTGCTTAATTTGTTGGGATTATTGGACCAAGCGAGTGGGGGTGAGTATTGGCTGGATGGGCAAGATGTGGCGCAACTCCCTGATAATGATATTTCGCAGATTCGTTGTCAGAAAATCGGTTTCATTTTTCAGTCGTTTAATCTGTTTCCCAATATGACCGTATTGGAGAATGTATGTGTGCCGATGCGTTATGCTGAGAAGAGCAAGGCACATATGGAGGAACGCGCGCATGCTGTGCTTGAGCGACTTGGTTTGAAGGACCGCACTGGGCATAAGCCGACCGAGCTATCTGGTGGGCAACGTCAGCGCGTGGCAATTGCACGGTCGTTGGCAAATGACCCTCCGGTATTGCTGGCTGATGAACCGACGGGTAATTTAGATGAGAAGACGGGCGAGGAAGTGATGGAGATTTTTCGCGAGCTACGTTCCGAGGGCCGTTCGATTATTATGGTGACGCATAACCCTGAGTATGAGGACGAGGTCGACCGTGTGGTCGAAATTCACGACGGGCGGATCACACGATCATAA
- a CDS encoding ABC transporter permease encodes MKLSNTLKLSIASLTMHPFRAFLAGLGVVFGVGAVVGMLAIGEGARLESIRQIQEMGVNKIIVRSLVSPSDSQSNDASGESGIRAKDILHIQNNFDNIESILPITNWRGRIASQWFEELSGYVLGVPIEFPEITSSNLVRGSGRFINQQDNDTFAPVCVIGSGIAESLFQFRDPIGETVNVMGEFLTVVGVLNHPADREIIGLSSINQMIFLPTDTGLSYWSAPIEKRAVVEFKLLYIVIEDVAQIENTSRRLEAYFRSSHKDKDYEIILPFELMKQQEATQRIFTIVMASIASISLLVGGIGIMNIMLANIYERMREIGTRRALGATRNDILIQFLVESMMLTAIGGAIGAALGMLLAFLVAQYANMPTSVTLFSVLISLGVSVLTGIVFGSFPAWKAANLSPIEALRHE; translated from the coding sequence GTGAAGCTATCAAATACATTAAAGCTTTCCATCGCGAGTCTGACGATGCATCCATTTCGGGCATTTCTGGCCGGCTTGGGAGTGGTGTTCGGTGTCGGTGCAGTGGTTGGGATGTTGGCGATTGGCGAGGGTGCTCGACTCGAGTCGATTCGCCAAATTCAGGAAATGGGCGTCAATAAGATCATTGTGCGTTCCTTGGTGAGCCCGAGTGACTCTCAGAGTAATGATGCGTCTGGTGAATCTGGGATTCGTGCGAAGGATATCTTACATATTCAGAATAACTTTGATAATATTGAGTCGATTCTTCCGATTACTAATTGGCGTGGCCGTATTGCGAGTCAATGGTTTGAGGAGCTCTCTGGGTATGTGTTGGGTGTTCCTATTGAGTTTCCCGAAATTACGAGCTCGAATCTAGTTCGAGGGAGTGGTCGTTTTATTAATCAGCAAGATAATGATACTTTCGCACCAGTCTGTGTGATCGGTAGCGGTATCGCTGAGTCGCTCTTTCAATTTCGTGATCCAATTGGTGAGACGGTTAATGTTATGGGGGAGTTCTTGACCGTTGTGGGTGTGTTGAATCATCCGGCAGATCGTGAAATTATCGGTCTCAGCAGTATAAATCAGATGATATTTCTTCCGACTGATACGGGCTTGAGCTACTGGTCGGCACCCATCGAAAAAAGAGCGGTGGTGGAATTTAAGTTATTGTATATAGTGATCGAAGATGTGGCGCAGATTGAGAATACGAGTCGCCGCCTAGAGGCTTATTTTCGCAGTAGTCATAAAGACAAAGATTATGAAATTATTTTGCCTTTTGAGCTCATGAAGCAACAAGAGGCGACTCAGCGTATTTTTACGATTGTGATGGCTTCCATCGCATCGATTTCACTGTTGGTTGGTGGCATTGGCATTATGAATATCATGTTGGCAAACATCTATGAACGTATGCGTGAGATCGGCACGCGTCGTGCGTTGGGTGCCACTCGTAATGATATTCTCATACAGTTCTTAGTCGAGTCGATGATGCTCACTGCGATTGGTGGAGCTATTGGAGCGGCACTCGGAATGTTGCTCGCGTTCTTGGTGGCTCAGTATGCGAATATGCCAACTTCAGTGACGCTGTTTTCGGTTCTTATTTCGCTCGGAGTCTCTGTCCTCACTGGGATTGTCTTTGGCTCTTTCCCTGCATGGAAGGCTGCAAATCTCTCTCCAATCGAAGCCTTGCGGCACGAGTAA